A single Vigna radiata var. radiata cultivar VC1973A chromosome 8, Vradiata_ver6, whole genome shotgun sequence DNA region contains:
- the LOC106771292 gene encoding uncharacterized protein LOC106771292, producing MKSPSRALSGGDSKSKRSCLYAMFPAVSLICAVIIFTSLLFSTQLRLSSWKIDVQQTATVDKCKNQCRPKGSEALPAGIVSSTSSFDLRPLWDPPMPRKRGHHTVEPAEGKINASSSLFAMAVGIKQKDLVDKMVKKFLESNFTVMLFHYDGTVDGWNDLEWNSRVIHVSVNGQGKWWFAKRFLHPDIVEDYDYIFLWDEDLGVEYFHPDKYVSIIKLEGLEISQPALDPKNSEVHHQITARLRRSNVHRRTFRAGNDGKGCDKNSTAPPCTGWIEMMAPVFSRAAWRCVWYMIQNDLIHAWGLDMQLGYCAQGDRTKSVGVVDAEYIIHYNRPTLGGVDQTVLKPQEKDHRVDVRRLSYRELDIFRKRWEKAVKEDECWVDPFPQSE from the exons ATGAAGTCACCTTCTCGA GCTTTGTCTGGTGGTGATTCAAAGAGTAAAAGATCATGTCTTTATGCCATGTTCCCAGCAGTTTCTTTAATCTGTGCTGTTATAATTTTCACGAGTTTGCTCTTCTCAACACAG CTGAGGCTATCAAGCTGGAAAATAGACGTTCAACAAACCGCAACAGTTGATAAATGCAAG AACCAGTGCAGGCCTAAGGGTAGTGAGGCATTACCTGCAGGCATAGTGTCCTCCACTTCCAGTTTCGATTTGCGACCTCTCTGGGATCCTCCCATGCCTAGAAAGAGAGGTCATCACACTGTAGAACCTGCTGAA GGTAAGATAAATGCATCCAGCAGTTTGTTTGCGATGGCAGTTGGGATAAAGCAGAAAGACCTTGTGGACAAAATGGTCAAAAAG TTTCTAGAAAGTAATTTCACTGTGATGCTCTTCCACTATGATGGTACTGTTGATGGATGGAATGATCTTGAGTGGAATAGTCGTGTCATTCATGTGTCAGTAAACGGTCAAGGCAAATG GTGGTTTGCAAAACGTTTCTTACACCCTGACATAGTTGAAGACTATGATTACATATTCCTTTGGGATGAGGACCTGGGAGTGGAATACTTCCACCCAGATAA GTATGTTTCTATTATCAAACTTGAAGGGTTAGAGATATCACAGCCAGCACTGGATCCTAAGAACTCAGAAGTGCATCATCAGATTACTGCACGTTTGAGGAGGTCAAATGTGCACAG AAGGACCTTCAGAGCTGGTAATGATGGTAAAGGGTGCGATAAAAACAGTACAGCTCCACCTTGTACAGG GTGGATAGAAATGATGGCTCCTGTTTTCTCAAGAGCTGCATGGCGTTGTGTTTGGTATATGATTCAG AATGATTTGATCCATGCATGGGGTCTAGACATGCAACTTGGCTACTGTGCTCAG GGAGATCGAACAAAAAGCGTTGGTGTTGTGGATGCTGAATACATTATCCACTACAATCGTCCCACCCTCGGAGGAGTAGATCAGACTGTG CTTAAACCACAGGAAAAGGATCATAGAGTAGAC GTGAGGAGGCTTTCTTACCGGGAATTAGATATTTTTAGGAAACGTTGGGAAAAGGCAGTTAAGGAGGATGAATGTTGGGTGGATCCATTTCCACAGTCAGAGTAA
- the LOC106772428 gene encoding zinc finger CCCH domain-containing protein ZFN-like isoform X3: MMNLRSGETMDSGAYPERPGEPDCSYYIRTGLCRFGATCRFNHPPNRKLAIATARMIGEFPERIGQPECQYYLKTGTCKFGATCKFHHPKDQAGIAGRVALNTLGYPLRPNDPECTYYLRTGQCKFGNTCKFHHPQPSNMMLSLQDSSVYPTVHSPTTPGQQSYAGGITNWSRAPYIPSPRWQVPSSYAPLILPQGVVSVPGWSAYGGQVGSISTSDSHQQAMRNGQTYGTSRQGELANAGSHGAYSQFRSGTVPVGFYALQRENIFPERPGQPECQFYMKTGDCKFGAVCRFHHPSERLIPAPDCVLSPMGLPLRPGEPLCVFYSRYGICKFGPSCKFDHPMGIFTYNISSSPSADAPSRHLLRSSSGTAALNLSSEGLGESSSATPRRLSLSETRQIPSGDDDIDDDG; encoded by the exons ATGATGAATTTGAGGAGTGGCGAAACAATGGATTCTGGAGCTTATCCGGAGCGTCCAGGGGAGCCAGACTGTTCATATTACATCAGAACTGGACTCTGTAGATTTGGTGCAACGTGTCGATTTAATCATCCTCCTAACAGGAAGCTG GCTATTGCTACTGCAAGGATGATAGGCGAGTTCCCAGAAAGAATAGGACAACCAGAATGTCAG tACTATCTGAAGACAGGAACTTGCAAATTTGGCGCCACATGCAAATTTCATCATCCTAAAGATCAGGCTGGGATTGCTGGAAGAGTTGCCTTAAATACTTTAGGCTATCCGCTCCGACCt AATGATCCTGAATGCACTTATTATTTGAGAACAGGACAATGCAAATTTGGAAACACTTGCAAATTCCACCATCCTCAACCGAGTAATATGATGCTTTCATTACAGGATTCTTCTGTTTACCCTACTGTCCATTCTCCAACTACACCAGGTCAGCAGTCGTATGCAGGAGGAATTACAAATTGGTCAAGGGCACCATACATCCCTAGTCCTCGCTGGCAGGTTCCTTCTAGTTATGCACCCTTAATTCTTCCTCAGGGAGTGGTTTCGGTGCCTGGGTGGAGTGCATATGGT ggTCAAGTGGGATCAATCTCTACTTCAGACAGTCATCAGCAAGCAATGAGAAATGGTCAAACATATGGAACTTCTCGCCAAGGTGAGCTAGCAAACGCAGGATCACATGGAGCATATTCTCAATTCCGTTCTGGCACTGTTCCAGTAGGGTTTTATGCATTGCAGAGGGAAAACATATTTCCTGAGAGACCTGGCCAGCCTGAATGCCAATTCTACATGAAGACAGGAGATTGTAAGTTTGGCGCAGTCTGTCGGTTCCACCACCCAAGCGAAAGGCTAATTCCTGCTCCTGACTGTGTCTTGAGTCCCATGGGCCTTCCTTTACGTCCG GGAGAACCTTTGTGTGTCTTCTATTCACGTTATGGCATATGCAAATTTGGCCCAAGTTGCAAGTTTGACCACCCAATGGGAATTTTCACCTATAATATCTCTTCATCGCCTTCAGCTGATGCCCCGAGCAGGCATCTGCTACGATCTTCATCAGGAACTGCTGCGTTAAATTTATCTTCGGAAGGACTTGGTGAATCGAGCTCAGCAACACCCAGACGGCTTTCGTTATCAGAGACAAGACAGATACCATCTGGTGATGATGACATTGATGATGATGGATGA
- the LOC106772428 gene encoding zinc finger CCCH domain-containing protein ZFN-like isoform X1, with protein MEKKKLNVIIPNPQPHGIIPRRNSPISQGQGLVFVAIVCIDDVASVSLTSCCSRVYDVVSDSLWMMNLRSGETMDSGAYPERPGEPDCSYYIRTGLCRFGATCRFNHPPNRKLAIATARMIGEFPERIGQPECQYYLKTGTCKFGATCKFHHPKDQAGIAGRVALNTLGYPLRPNDPECTYYLRTGQCKFGNTCKFHHPQPSNMMLSLQDSSVYPTVHSPTTPGQQSYAGGITNWSRAPYIPSPRWQVPSSYAPLILPQGVVSVPGWSAYGGQVGSISTSDSHQQAMRNGQTYGTSRQGELANAGSHGAYSQFRSGTVPVGFYALQRENIFPERPGQPECQFYMKTGDCKFGAVCRFHHPSERLIPAPDCVLSPMGLPLRPGEPLCVFYSRYGICKFGPSCKFDHPMGIFTYNISSSPSADAPSRHLLRSSSGTAALNLSSEGLGESSSATPRRLSLSETRQIPSGDDDIDDDG; from the exons ATGGAGAAGAAGAAGCTCAACGTCATCATCCCTAATCCTCAACCTCATGGAATCATTCCACGCCGCAATTCCCCTATCTCTCAAGgacaag GTTTGGTATTTGTAGCCATTGTGTGCATTGATGATGTGGCTTCAGTTTCGCTTACATCATGCTGTTCACGCGTGTATGATGTTGTTTCAGATTCACTGTGGATGATGAATTTGAGGAGTGGCGAAACAATGGATTCTGGAGCTTATCCGGAGCGTCCAGGGGAGCCAGACTGTTCATATTACATCAGAACTGGACTCTGTAGATTTGGTGCAACGTGTCGATTTAATCATCCTCCTAACAGGAAGCTG GCTATTGCTACTGCAAGGATGATAGGCGAGTTCCCAGAAAGAATAGGACAACCAGAATGTCAG tACTATCTGAAGACAGGAACTTGCAAATTTGGCGCCACATGCAAATTTCATCATCCTAAAGATCAGGCTGGGATTGCTGGAAGAGTTGCCTTAAATACTTTAGGCTATCCGCTCCGACCt AATGATCCTGAATGCACTTATTATTTGAGAACAGGACAATGCAAATTTGGAAACACTTGCAAATTCCACCATCCTCAACCGAGTAATATGATGCTTTCATTACAGGATTCTTCTGTTTACCCTACTGTCCATTCTCCAACTACACCAGGTCAGCAGTCGTATGCAGGAGGAATTACAAATTGGTCAAGGGCACCATACATCCCTAGTCCTCGCTGGCAGGTTCCTTCTAGTTATGCACCCTTAATTCTTCCTCAGGGAGTGGTTTCGGTGCCTGGGTGGAGTGCATATGGT ggTCAAGTGGGATCAATCTCTACTTCAGACAGTCATCAGCAAGCAATGAGAAATGGTCAAACATATGGAACTTCTCGCCAAGGTGAGCTAGCAAACGCAGGATCACATGGAGCATATTCTCAATTCCGTTCTGGCACTGTTCCAGTAGGGTTTTATGCATTGCAGAGGGAAAACATATTTCCTGAGAGACCTGGCCAGCCTGAATGCCAATTCTACATGAAGACAGGAGATTGTAAGTTTGGCGCAGTCTGTCGGTTCCACCACCCAAGCGAAAGGCTAATTCCTGCTCCTGACTGTGTCTTGAGTCCCATGGGCCTTCCTTTACGTCCG GGAGAACCTTTGTGTGTCTTCTATTCACGTTATGGCATATGCAAATTTGGCCCAAGTTGCAAGTTTGACCACCCAATGGGAATTTTCACCTATAATATCTCTTCATCGCCTTCAGCTGATGCCCCGAGCAGGCATCTGCTACGATCTTCATCAGGAACTGCTGCGTTAAATTTATCTTCGGAAGGACTTGGTGAATCGAGCTCAGCAACACCCAGACGGCTTTCGTTATCAGAGACAAGACAGATACCATCTGGTGATGATGACATTGATGATGATGGATGA
- the LOC106772428 gene encoding zinc finger CCCH domain-containing protein ZFN-like isoform X2 gives MEKKKLNVIIPNPQPHGIIPRRNSPISQGQDSLWMMNLRSGETMDSGAYPERPGEPDCSYYIRTGLCRFGATCRFNHPPNRKLAIATARMIGEFPERIGQPECQYYLKTGTCKFGATCKFHHPKDQAGIAGRVALNTLGYPLRPNDPECTYYLRTGQCKFGNTCKFHHPQPSNMMLSLQDSSVYPTVHSPTTPGQQSYAGGITNWSRAPYIPSPRWQVPSSYAPLILPQGVVSVPGWSAYGGQVGSISTSDSHQQAMRNGQTYGTSRQGELANAGSHGAYSQFRSGTVPVGFYALQRENIFPERPGQPECQFYMKTGDCKFGAVCRFHHPSERLIPAPDCVLSPMGLPLRPGEPLCVFYSRYGICKFGPSCKFDHPMGIFTYNISSSPSADAPSRHLLRSSSGTAALNLSSEGLGESSSATPRRLSLSETRQIPSGDDDIDDDG, from the exons ATGGAGAAGAAGAAGCTCAACGTCATCATCCCTAATCCTCAACCTCATGGAATCATTCCACGCCGCAATTCCCCTATCTCTCAAGgacaag ATTCACTGTGGATGATGAATTTGAGGAGTGGCGAAACAATGGATTCTGGAGCTTATCCGGAGCGTCCAGGGGAGCCAGACTGTTCATATTACATCAGAACTGGACTCTGTAGATTTGGTGCAACGTGTCGATTTAATCATCCTCCTAACAGGAAGCTG GCTATTGCTACTGCAAGGATGATAGGCGAGTTCCCAGAAAGAATAGGACAACCAGAATGTCAG tACTATCTGAAGACAGGAACTTGCAAATTTGGCGCCACATGCAAATTTCATCATCCTAAAGATCAGGCTGGGATTGCTGGAAGAGTTGCCTTAAATACTTTAGGCTATCCGCTCCGACCt AATGATCCTGAATGCACTTATTATTTGAGAACAGGACAATGCAAATTTGGAAACACTTGCAAATTCCACCATCCTCAACCGAGTAATATGATGCTTTCATTACAGGATTCTTCTGTTTACCCTACTGTCCATTCTCCAACTACACCAGGTCAGCAGTCGTATGCAGGAGGAATTACAAATTGGTCAAGGGCACCATACATCCCTAGTCCTCGCTGGCAGGTTCCTTCTAGTTATGCACCCTTAATTCTTCCTCAGGGAGTGGTTTCGGTGCCTGGGTGGAGTGCATATGGT ggTCAAGTGGGATCAATCTCTACTTCAGACAGTCATCAGCAAGCAATGAGAAATGGTCAAACATATGGAACTTCTCGCCAAGGTGAGCTAGCAAACGCAGGATCACATGGAGCATATTCTCAATTCCGTTCTGGCACTGTTCCAGTAGGGTTTTATGCATTGCAGAGGGAAAACATATTTCCTGAGAGACCTGGCCAGCCTGAATGCCAATTCTACATGAAGACAGGAGATTGTAAGTTTGGCGCAGTCTGTCGGTTCCACCACCCAAGCGAAAGGCTAATTCCTGCTCCTGACTGTGTCTTGAGTCCCATGGGCCTTCCTTTACGTCCG GGAGAACCTTTGTGTGTCTTCTATTCACGTTATGGCATATGCAAATTTGGCCCAAGTTGCAAGTTTGACCACCCAATGGGAATTTTCACCTATAATATCTCTTCATCGCCTTCAGCTGATGCCCCGAGCAGGCATCTGCTACGATCTTCATCAGGAACTGCTGCGTTAAATTTATCTTCGGAAGGACTTGGTGAATCGAGCTCAGCAACACCCAGACGGCTTTCGTTATCAGAGACAAGACAGATACCATCTGGTGATGATGACATTGATGATGATGGATGA
- the LOC106771685 gene encoding uncharacterized protein LOC106771685 — MTSSVHAHGLIISLIFLSIFLPNVNANGGAASMQMMMMNESRRKLGSFQICALCTCCGGAKGICLPSPCCYAINCNIPNRPFGFCSFTPKTCNCFQCHL, encoded by the exons ATGACCTCTTCTGTTCACGCTCATGGCCTCATCATCTCTCTCATTTTTCTGTCTATTTTCTTACCCAATGTGAAT GCAAATGGTGGTGCAGCATCCAtgcagatgatgatgatgaatgagAGCCGGAGAAAATTGGGAAGTTTCCAGATATGCGCACTATGCACCTGCTGTGGTGGAGCCAAAGGGATCTGCTTGCCCTCTCCATGTTGCTATGCCATCAATTGTAACATTCCCAATAGACCTTTTGGCTTCTGCTCTTTCACCCCTAAAACATGCAATTGCTTTCAATGCCATCTTTAG
- the LOC106770567 gene encoding probable glycosyltransferase At5g25310, translating into MTSNNSFTQPTRQQLQQWQRAYEFRRAMSTTELENENHANQCTFLVQSGGNVSLPEIHLYEGKVSPKLLSPPSNNTPRRYLAFFSGGLHGPIRPNLFHYWKNHDADIRVYEYLPKDLDYYSFMLNSKFCLCPSGHEVASPRIVEAIYAECVPVILSKYYVLPFSDVLQWEAFSVQVEVSDIP; encoded by the exons ATGACGTCGAACAATAGCTTCACCCAACCAACTCGGCAACAACTTCAACAATGGCAACGAGCGTACGAGTTCAGGAGAGCAATGTCAACCACCGAACTAGAGAACGAGAACCATGCTAACCAATGCACATTCTTAGTACAATCG GGAGGTAACGTCTCCCTTCCAGAAATCCACCTTTACGAAGGCAAAGTCTCCCCCAAACTTCTCTCGCCCCCATCCAACAACACCCCACGCCGCTACCTCGCCTTCTTCTCCGGCGGTCTGCACGGTCCAATCCGCCCCAACCTCTTCCACTACTGGAAGAACCACGACGCTGACATTCGCGTCTACGAATACCTCCCCAAAGACCTTGACTACTACTCCTTCATGCTTAACTCCAAGTTCTGTCTTTGTCCCAGTGGCCACGAAGTGGCCAGTCCTAGAATCGTGGAAGCAATTTATGCCGAATGTGTTCCCGTGATCCTTTCCAAATATTACGTGTTGCCCTTCAGTGATGTGCTGCAATGGGAGGCGTTTTCGGTGCAGGTGGAGGTTTCAGATATTCCCTGA
- the LOC106770566 gene encoding probable tyrosine-protein phosphatase At1g05000, with protein MEEVEITEEEDEVVVAPTNFSMVEEGIFRSSFPRSSNFSFLETLNLRSVVYLCPEPYPQQNLQFLQSQNIKFFHFGIEGKTDLSVPAVKDLILEAVKVLIDVRNHPVLVHCNQGKHRTGCVVGCFRKLQSWCLSSVFEEYKKFAGAKSRTTDLSFIETVDLLNLRKCLNSIIYQYLGYSSKKRKLLYRDDNSLKFHLTSV; from the exons ATGGAGGAAGTGGAGATAACAGAGGAAGAAGACGAAGTTGTGGTTGCTCCAACTAACTTTTCAATGGTGGAAGAGGGTATTTTTCGCAGCAGTTTCCCTCGATCTTCgaatttctcttttcttgaaaCTCTGAATCTTCGTTCCGTCGT ATATTTGTGCCCTGAACCCTATCCACAGCAAAATCTACAGTTTCTTCAATCACAAAATATCAAGTTCTTCCACTTTGGTATTGAAGGCAAAACG gatCTTTCTGTGCCTGCCGTTAAGGATTTGATCTTGGAGGCCGTCAAAGTTTTGATTG ACGTGAGAAATCACCCAGTTCTAGTCCACTGTAATCAAGGAAAg CATCGAACTGGCTGTGTTGTTGGATGCTTCAGAAAACTGCAGAGTTGGTGTTTATCTTCTGTGTTTGAGGAGTACAAGAAATTTGCTGGTGCTAAATCCAGAACAACTGATTTAAGTTTCATAGAAACGGTTGATCTCTTAAACCTGAGAAAGTGTCTTAACAGCATCATATACCAATACCTAGGATATTCTTCAAAGAAACGCAAGTTGCTGTACAGAGATGATAATTCACTCAAGTTCCACTTGACATCAGTTTAG